In Candidatus Moanabacter tarae, the genomic stretch GGCATCAAAATGGGTTCGCACCCACACCTCGATTGGACGGGGACATGTTAGTATCGGAAATGTCGCGGTCGATCTAGCTTCCCGGATTTTCGGCCCAATTCGGACCACCAATATTCTCCTAATAGGAACAGGAAAAGTCGGACGATTGACCGCGAAAGCCTTGAGGAGCCATGGAGCTTCTGCAGTTACAGTCACCGGGCGGACGAAAAAGAAAGCAGAAGATCTTGCTCAAGAAATCAACGGTCAGTCTTTGCCGTTCTCCCGACTTAATTCTTCCCTTCATGAATTCGACATAATCATCAGTTCTGCTTCCGTTAGAAAAAGTCTCTTGGGAAAGCGTGAACTCGCCCAAGCCATTAGAGAAAGACCCCTCAAGCCTCTCTTTCTCATAGATCTTGGCGTCCCCCGTAATTTTGAAGCAGAAACTGGTACAATCGAGAACGTTTATCTATACAATCTCGATGATCTAACTGAAATTGCCAACCAGAACCTGAGAGCCAGAATGATAGAAGTCGAAAGGTGCAAAAAAGTCCTAGATGAAAGGGCCGACTCCTTGTCGCGCTCATTGGGAATCTGTCTCTCATAGACTTATCGATCGAGCAAAAGTCGATGCTAGCGAATACGCAAATGAACCACGGATACCCATTAAACTTCATTCTGTATTATGATCATCTGAAACGCCCACAGAGAAACCGACGTTGGTCTATACAATTCTAAAGCAATTCGAGCATCTTGGTACACTAATCCAACATAGGCATAAGGCAGTAAGTATTCCGAATACGGAATACCTCCAGATAGTAGTGTTTCCTTTCCGGTTAGACTACCTAATCCCGAACTTCCCCCCTCGAATACTCACGAATCATTGAGAGCTCGGGCTCCCTCTCCCTCCATCAGTTCATGAAGCCATACCGATGAAGAGGAATTCTCGCTCGTATCTAAATGCTCCCAAATCTTCCTTGAAGATTCTCTCGTGTTCTTCTGCGAAACATCCGAAAACAAGGCCTGATGGAGTCCTCTTTCCAAATTCTTTGCTGTTGCCCGTGCTTGAATATATTCTGGGTAAATTTCAGAGTTAAGAAGCAAATTGGCGATTCCCAGGTAAGGGAGCTTCGTCAACATCCTACCAAGTAGGAAAGTCACGGGATGGGTGCGATAGACAATACACCCTGGAATTCCAGCCAGCCCACATGCCAACGACATTGTACCGGAACTCGCCAATGCAGCCCGACCTGGACTTTGCACGCCTGCGCGCGCCAATCGAATCCGTAAATCCTCAATATTTAAATCAACCAGAATCTCTTCGATTACTTTACGTATCTCATCATCGGGGTAGATGACCAGAGCATGGAGATCAGGATGTTGCGATCGTAGCCGCAAAAATGCCTCAAGTAAAATTGGGAAAATTCGAGAGACCGCTATTTTCCGACTTCCGGGTAATAGAAGAATGGGGCCGTCAAATTCGAATTTGAGTGGAAGTTCCGACATTGTGACAAAGGGGTGGCCAACAAACCGAACCCGAAGATTAGTATCCTTATAACAGTCAACCTCGAAAGGAAAGATCACCCCGAGCCCATCGAGACACCGAGCCATTTGAAATCTTCGCTTCGCCTTCCAAGCCCAGATTTGAGGTCCGATATAATAAAATACCTGTATTTCACCACCTCCTTTCCGACTCAATCTCCGTTTCTTAAGCTTTCTCGCCAATCGAAGATTAAATCCCGGGTAGTCCACTAAGCAGATATGACGGGGACGATGTTTTTCGATCCAATTAATAGTAGCATCAAAGATCTTCTTATAGAGACCAAATTTACTTACGACTTCGACAAATCCAACAACCGAGTACTGTGTAAGATCAAAGAGGAGCTGAGCTCCTTCCCTTTTCAACTGACTTCCACCCACTGCCGCTACTGTCAAATCGGGTCTCAACTCCTTTAAGCCGAGAAGTAGACGAGCCGCATGCTGATCCCCAGAGTGCTCACCCGCTACAATTAACAGATCTATCGGTGATGCATCCGGTTCCGGAAACTCTGAAGAGAGAAGAGAAGACATATTCGCCTCAAAAATCTGTTTTAAGGTATGTCGAAATAGTCACGAAATGAGTGCCGCTAATTTCTTAGCTGCATCTGTTCTGGACTCTCCAAAGGCGAATTCAAAGTTTACGCCTTGACTCCTTCTAAATCATCGGGGGAAGCCCCATAGACTTCCGATATAATCTTTCTTTCCTCCGATAACTTTCTAATTCCTCAATCTACCGTCTGCGAAACAGAACGACCCTGAACTAGATCCCCTAACTTATCCACTGGTAGCCTGCTCCTCATATTACACTAATTTAGCCATTATTTCCGATGAGGTTTCAAGGCTAATTACATTTAATTTGCTCGGTAATCCTAATTGCTACTTCCAGTGCCGAAATTCCGAGATCGACACCGACCTTTGGTCGGCCAGACCTTGAAACACAATCGATAAACGAGGCAATTTCGAGATCAAGAGGTTCGCCCTTCTTGATCGGTATTTCCTCCCGGGAAAGTTTTAGCCCTTCCTTTCGTAGCAAATGTCCACGTTGTGCTATGAAATCGAGCGAAAGATATGTATTCTCTTGAAAAACACGGATTTCACGGGTCTTTTTCTCGCTCACTCGACTTACATTGATGTTGGCAACACATCCTGAGCGAAACACGATTCGGGCATTCGCTATATCTTCAGACCTCGAGAACACATTTACGCCAATCCCCTCAATGTTTAAAATTGGGGATTTAACCAACGCTAAAACAACTCCAATATCATGAATCATCAGGTCGAGAACTACCCCCACTTCTGTTCCCCTTAAATCATATGGAGCAAGCCGGTCACACTTAATAAACCTTGGACGGGTTACC encodes the following:
- the hemA gene encoding Glutamyl-tRNA reductase yields the protein MTGASMSKKGSLNIYLCGSNHRSATLEIREKFSITGDRIKTFYDQLKNIGSLQENLFLNTCNRVELYSISPNPSASDLMEDLMSDFYSFDRQEFSHHNFKKKGAQAVRHLFEVSAGLDSQLIGETEIFGQVKESYQYAKKLSTVGPLLHRVVQKSFQASKWVRTHTSIGRGHVSIGNVAVDLASRIFGPIRTTNILLIGTGKVGRLTAKALRSHGASAVTVTGRTKKKAEDLAQEINGQSLPFSRLNSSLHEFDIIISSASVRKSLLGKRELAQAIRERPLKPLFLIDLGVPRNFEAETGTIENVYLYNLDDLTEIANQNLRARMIEVERCKKVLDERADSLSRSLGICLS
- the lpxB gene encoding Lipid-A-disaccharide synthase, producing the protein MSSLLSSEFPEPDASPIDLLIVAGEHSGDQHAARLLLGLKELRPDLTVAAVGGSQLKREGAQLLFDLTQYSVVGFVEVVSKFGLYKKIFDATINWIEKHRPRHICLVDYPGFNLRLARKLKKRRLSRKGGGEIQVFYYIGPQIWAWKAKRRFQMARCLDGLGVIFPFEVDCYKDTNLRVRFVGHPFVTMSELPLKFEFDGPILLLPGSRKIAVSRIFPILLEAFLRLRSQHPDLHALVIYPDDEIRKVIEEILVDLNIEDLRIRLARAGVQSPGRAALASSGTMSLACGLAGIPGCIVYRTHPVTFLLGRMLTKLPYLGIANLLLNSEIYPEYIQARATAKNLERGLHQALFSDVSQKNTRESSRKIWEHLDTSENSSSSVWLHELMEGEGARALNDS
- the iolX_4 gene encoding scyllo-inositol 2-dehydrogenase (NAD(+)), whose translation is MPDVAMGESKKLKCGVVGVGHLGQHHARILAAHEKCDLVGICDIDIKRAEKIADRCSSKPFESLEELGSACDAISIAVPTDQHCKVSLPLLRAGCHVLIEKPICHNLVEAERILDAANKTGAIVQVGHVEHFNPVMGFLEEVVTRPRFIKCDRLAPYDLRGTEVGVVLDLMIHDIGVVLALVKSPILNIEGIGVNVFSRSEDIANARIVFRSGCVANINVSRVSEKKTREIRVFQENTYLSLDFIAQRGHLLRKEGLKLSREEIPIKKGEPLDLEIASFIDCVSRSGRPKVGVDLGISALEVAIRITEQIKCN